One genomic window of Fusarium fujikuroi IMI 58289 draft genome, chromosome FFUJ_chr01 includes the following:
- a CDS encoding probable H+-transporting ATPase, translating into MAEEKAAGAPALDTNIETGGFDEKRGQAAPPTHAPKAPVAEDEEPDEDMDALIEDLESEDGHAFDDEEETQPGGGRVVPEDQLQTDSRVGLTEAEVLNRRRKWGLNQMKEERENMILKFLMFFVGPIQFVMEAAAVLAAGLEDWIDFGVICALLLLNACVGFIQEFQAKTLALKAVVLRDGTLKEVEAPEVVPGDILQVEEGTIIPADGRFVTEGCFVQVDQSAITGESLAVDKHAGDNCYASSAVKRGEAFVIVTATGDNTFVGRAAALVSQSAGGTGHFTEVLNGIGTILLVLVVATLLVVWVSSFYRSNGIVDILRFTLAITIVGVPVGLPAVVTTTMAVGAAYLAKKQAIVQKLSAIESLAGVEILCSDKTGTLTKNKLSLAEPFCVAGVEPDDLMLTACLAASRKKKGIDAIDKAFLKALKYYPRAKSVLSKYKVLDFHPFDPVSKKVQAVVESPQGERIICVKGAPLFVLKTVEEDHPIPEEIDAAYKNTVAEFATRGFRSLGVARKRGEGAWEILGIMPCSDPPRHDTARTINEAKRLGLSIKMLTGDAVGIARETSRQLGLGTNVYNAERLGLGGGGDMPGSEVYDFVEAADGFAEVFPQHKYNVVEILQQRGYLVAMTGDGVNDAPSLKKADTGIAVEGASDAARSASDIVFLAPGLGAIIDALKTCNMYAYVVYRIALSLHMEIFLGLWIAILNKSLNIELVVFIAIFADIATLAIAYDNAPFSQTPVKWNLPKLWGMSVLLGVVLAVGTWIALTTMYANSEDGGIVQNFGKIDEVLFLEISLTENWLIFITRANGPFWSSIPSWQLSGAILIVDILATLFCIFGWFVGGQTSIVAVVRIWIFSFGVFCVMGGLYYFMQGSTGFDNLMHGKSPKQNQKQRSLEDFVVSLQRVSTQHEKSQ; encoded by the exons aTGGCTGAAGAGAAGGCGGCCGGCGCTCCTGCGCTGGACACCAACATCGAGACTGGCGGCTTCGACGAGAAGCGAGGACAAGCTGCTCCCCCCACCCACGCCCCCAAGGCTCCTGTCgccgaagatgaggagcCCGACGAGGACATGGACGCCCTGATCGAGGATCTCGAGTCCGAAGATGGCCACGccttcgacgatgaagaagagactcaGCCCGGAGGTGGCCGTGTTGTTCCTGAAGATCAGCTTCAAACCGACTCCCGAGTTGGTTTGACCGAGGCCGAAGTCCTCAACCGACGACGCAAATGGGGTCTCAACCAGATGAAAGAAGAGCGTGAGAACATGATTCTCAAGTTCCTGATGTTCTTTGTCGGCCCAATTCAGTTCGTGATG gaagctgctgctgttctcGCTGCTGGTTTGGAGGACTGGATTGACTTCGGCGTCATCTGCGCGCTGCTCCTGCTCAACGCCTGTGTCGGTTTCATTCAAGAGTTCCAGGC GAAAACActtgctctcaaggctgtCGTCCTCCGTGACGGTACTCTCAAGGAAGTTGAGGCCCCCGAGGTCGTGCCCGGTGATATTCTCCAGGTTGAAGAGGGAACCATCATCCCTGCTGATGGTCGTTTCGTTACCGAGGGCTGCTTCGTCCAGGTTGATCAGTCTGCCATCACTGGCGAGTCTCTCGCTGTCGACAAGCACGCTGGTGATAACTGCTATGCTTCCTCCGCTGTCAAGCGAGGTGAGGCTTTCGTCATCGTTACCGCCACTGGTGACAACACCTTCGTCGGTCGAGCTGCTGCCCTTGTCTCCCAGTCCGCTGGAGGAACTGGTCACTTTACAGAGGTTCTCAACGGCATTG GAACAATTCTTCTCGTTCTTGTCGTCGCCACACTGCTTGTTGTATGGGTGTCTTCCTTTTATCGATCAAATGGAATT GTTGACATCTTACGTTTCACCTTGgccatcaccatcgtcgGTGTGCCTGTCGGTCTTCCTGCTGTTGTTACAACCACCATGGCTGTCGGAGCTGCCTacctcgccaagaagcaggCCATTGTCCAGAAGCTGTCCGCCATTGAGTCTCTGGCCGGTGTCGAGATTCTCTGCtctgacaagactggtaccctgaccaagaacaagctctCTCTCGCTGAGCCCTTCTGTGTTGCTGGCGTTGAGCCCGATGATCTCATGCTTACTGCTTGTTTGGCCGCTTcccgcaagaagaagggtatTGACGCCATTGACAAGGCTTTCCTTAAGGCTCTCAAGTACTACCCCCGTGCCAAGAGTGTTCTGTCCAAGTACAAGGTTCTTGACTTCCATCCCTTTGATCCCGTCTCCAAGAAGGTTCAGGCTGTTGTTGAGTCTCCTCAGGGCGAGCGCATCATCTGTGTCAAGGGAGCTCCTCTCTTTGTCCTGAAGACTGTCGAAGAGGACCACCCTATCCCTGAGGAAATCGATGCTGCATACAAGAACACTGTTGCCGAATTCGCTACCCGTGGTTTCCGATCCCTCGGTGTTGCCCGCAAGCGAGGTGAGGGTGCTTGGGAGATTCTCGGAATCATGCCTTGCTCCGACCCTCCCCGTCACGATACTGCCCGCACCATCAACGAGGCCAAGCGCCTCGGTCTCTCTATCAAGATGCTTACTGGTGATGCCGTCGGTATTGCTCGTGAGACTTCTCGTCAGCTCGGTCTCGGTACCAACGTTTACAACGCTGAgcgtcttggccttggcggtggtggtgacaTGCCTGGTTCTGAGGTCTACGATTTCGTCGAGGCTGCCGATGGTTTCGCTGAGGTTTTCCCCCAGCACAAGTACAACGTTGTCGAGATCCTCCAGCAGCGTGGTTACCTCGTTGCCAtgactggtgatggtgtCAACGATGCTCCCTctctgaagaaggctgataCCGGTATTGCTGTTGAGGGTGCTTCCGATGCTGCCCGCTCTGCTTCCGACATTGTTTTCCTTGCTCCCGGTCTTGGTGCTATCATTGATGCTTTGAAAACTTGTAA TATGTACGCCTACGTTGTTTACCGTATTGCGCTGTCTCTCCACATGGAGATCTTCCTTGGTCTCTGgatcgccatcctcaacaagaGCTTGAACATCGAGCTTGTCGTTTTCATTGCTATCTTCGCCGATATTGCTACTCTTGCCATTGCTTACGACAACGCTCCCTTCTCCCAGACACCCGTCAAGTGGAACCTCCCTAAGCTCTGGGGTATGTCCGTCCTTCTCGGTGTTGTCCTGGCTGTTGGTACCTGGATTGCTCTTACTACCATGTACGCCAACTCTGAGGATGGTGGTATCGTCCAGAACTTCGGTAAGATCGACGAGGTTCTCTTCCTTGAGATCTCTCTCACTGAGAACTggctcatcttcatcacccGTGCCAACGGCCCCTTCTGGTCTTCCATCCCCTCTTGGCAGCTGTCTGGTGCCATTCTGATCGTCGATATCCTTGCCACCCTCTTCTGTATCTTCGGTTGGTTCGTTGGTGGCCAGACCAGCATCGTCGCCGTTGTCCGTATCTGGATTTTCTCTTTCGGTGTCTTCTGTGTCATGGGTGGTCTCTACTACTTCATGCAGGGCAGCACTGGATTTGACAACTTGATGCACGGCAAGTCCCCCAAGCAGAACCAGAAGCAGCGATCCCTTGAGGATTTCG TTGTCTCTCTTCAGCGTGTCTCGACCCAGCACGAGAAGTCTCAGTAA
- a CDS encoding related to RNA binding protein NRD1 protein produces MASAVADLEAGLQAMLNLKPPGVSGSRITSLTSLCVSNIQAESVLIQKIFTHFKKTPGTHKLGVLYVVDSVTRKWLEQAKAQAQAINSSAPDGTYAAGVNRVTELMPVLMNDILQSAPEEQKEKIKKLLDIWEKGQTFPTPMLESFREKLNAPPQNESTTPDGSPPPNVLGSQHGSASAPATTSAPPAPSGTSILEALANIARQNTTAPPANPLPAPTAPYNLPAAAPPQPVSSATPPVSYPMASQPVNVPSLPFSLPHMGAQNGYAGSPLNNPSNPTNPVNGAMPAAAAPGLGLDPNTQQQIMLIKALADQGIPFDKIPALIQSMGGAGAAAAAGAPPAQQPIPYAQSPQIPSQAAWGGPSGKPEDSRMPGYGHTRSPPRFHGRSRSRSPDRGWGGRGSPRNGRDRLDYARDSPNRGRHDDRRGGEYRQRSPHGHRGRSETPLHEQGSADKWVEYDPTLPSGHIKVYSRTLFVGGVTCSESELRGIFGRFGTVQTCIVNKDKRHAFVKMLSRQDAVNAKQGTEDSRNLEVPLRTRWGVGFGPRDCSDYSTGVSVIPIHKLTEADRKWMLTAPFGGSGGQPIETGLSVEEPDIEIGAGVSSKAISRRMQTDKGGSNGPKSTRNRDEDLSRWRRSRDNGSNGHNRRDDHRDLAQDGQNMVASFPFGIGTLPNGMPNFPAGFTFPDPTNN; encoded by the exons ATGGCGTCCGCAGTCGCGGATTTGGAGGCTGGTCTCCAGGCTATGCTCAACTTGAAGCCGCCAGGTGTGTCCGGATCTCGCATCACCAGTTTAACCTCTCTTTGCGTTTCCAACATCCAG GCCGAATCCGTCCTCATCCAGAAAATCTTCACACACTTTAAAAAGACACCGGGAACACACAAGTTGGGGGTACTCTACGTCGTAGATTCTGTAACCCGGAAATGGCTCGAGCAAGCcaaggcacaggcacaggcaaTTAACAGCTCTGCCCCGGATGGAACCTATGCCGCTGGCGTCAACCGAGTGACAGAACTCATGCCTGTTTTGATGAATGACATCCTGCAATCCGCCCCGGAAGAACAAAAG GAAAAAATTAAGAAGCTCCTTGATATCTGGGAGAAGGGCCAGACGTTCCCTACACCAATGCTCGAGTCTTTTAGAGAGAAGCTCAATGCACCACCACAGA ATGAATCGACCACTCCTGACGGTAGCCCGCCTCCCAATGTGCTAGGCTCGCAGCATGGCAGCGCTTCAGCTCCCGCTACGACTTCAGCTCCTCCGGCTCCTAGCGGCACATCTATTCTTGAGGCTTTGGCTAACATCGCTCGTCAAAACACAACCGCTCCCCCTGCCAACCCCTTGCCGGCTCCCACAGCACCGTATAACCTGCCAGCTGCCGCGCCACCTCAACCAGTATCATCTGCTACACCGCCTGTATCGTATCCTATGGCGTCGCAGCCCGTAAATGTGCCGTCTCTTCCTTTCAGCCTCCCACATATGGGGGCGCAGAATGGATATGCAGGGTCTCCTCTGAACAACCCAAGTAACCCAACTAATCCGGTCAACGGGGCCATGCCCGCTGCAGCAGCACCtggccttgggcttgatcCAAACACCCAACAGCAGATCATGCTGATTAAGGCGCTCGCTGACCAAGGTATTCCATTTGATAAGATTCCTGCTCTGATTCAAAGTATGGGTGGTGCAGGAGCCGCGGCTGCAGCTGGCGCTCCCCCAGCTCAGCAGCCTATTCCTTATGCACAGAGTCCTCAAATTCCTAGTCAAGCTGCATGGGGTGGCCCTTCAGGCAAGCCAGAGGATTCACGTATGCCAGGCTACGGCCATACAAGATCTCCTCCTAGATTCCATGGACGTTCTCGTTCGCGATCTCCTGACCGTGGCTGGGGTGGTCGTGGCTCTCCTCGAAATGGACGTGATCGCCTAGACTATGCCCGTGACTCTCCTAACCGTGGTCGTCATGATGACCGCCGTGGAGGTGAATATCGCCAGCGTAGCCCTCATGGACACCGTGGACGAAGTGAGACCCCACTTCATGAACAAGGCTCAGCCGACAAATGGGTCGAGTACGATCCAACTCTTCCATCCGGACACATCAAGGTCTATAGCCGAACACTGTTTGTTGGTGGAGTAAC CTGCTCTGAGAGTGAATTGCGCGGCATTTTTGGCCGCTTCGGTACGGTGCAAACATGCATTgtgaacaaggacaagcgACATGCTTTCGTGAAGATGCTTAGCCGACAGGATGCTGTCAACGCTAAGCAAGGCACTGAGGATTCCCGCAATCTAGAAGTGCCCCTTCGT ACTCGTTGGGGTGTTGGTTTCGGCCCTCGGGACTGCAGCGACTATTCAACGGGTGTCAGCGTTATTCCTATCCATAAGTTGACGGAAGCTGATCGCAAATGGATGTTGACCGCCCCCTTTGGCGGCAGCGGTGGACAACCTATTGAGACTGGCTTGTCAGTGGAGGAGCCCGATATCGAGATAGGAGCTGGAGTCTCATCCAAGGCCATCAGTCGACGCATGCAAACGGACAAGGGCGGTAGCAACGGTCCCAAGTCAACTCGCAATCGGGACGAAGACCTCTCCCGTTGGCGCCGAAGTAGAGACAACGGCTCCAACGGCCACAATCGTCGTGACGATCACCGCGACCTTGCTCAGGACGGACAGAACATGGTTGCCTCGTTCCCCTTTGGGATTGGCACACTGCCGAACGGCATGCCCAACTTTCCCGCTGGCTTCACATTCCCTGATCCCACAAATAACTAA